In the Ricinus communis isolate WT05 ecotype wild-type chromosome 3, ASM1957865v1, whole genome shotgun sequence genome, ttgaatttaaaaattagtaataaagaggaactaatttttaaaaaggaaaataaagataaaatagaaaaaacaaATTCCCACTaatcactctctctctctctctctaaattAAGAAGTCCAAAACCACGATTCCGTTTTATCTTTGTAGAAAAACATATTAACTGTttgttatttagttaatttctctttctcttccaATCTGGCCGTCCTTTAACGCGTTCACGCGTATGCTTTGTCGCTTCTCTGTGGGTTACCACTATATATAACCCTTCTTTTCTCCCTCTTTATTTGGCAGGTGCAGGAAAATCATTTTCTCTCGTATTTTCTCTGCATCTGTACACCACTTtcttatttgataatattcaGTCTCTCTTTTGTTATcttcaagaaaaacaaaaaaactttctttctttctttttctttcattctcttttttcAAGAAACGATTCAAGAAAATGCCCTCATTGGAGGAAGAGTTATTCCCGTCCACACCAGGAAAGTTCAAGATCGACCGCGGAGGCCACGCAATGAACAGACAATTCTACCGTTGTTTTACCTCCACAAGCACCATGTTCTTATGGGCACTTTTCTTGATTGCTTTGACGGCGTCATatttgagttttcaaagtttcatCGATTCCGGTAGCAAGTATTTCTCCGCTTCTTGGGGCGGCCTTCAATGGGAAAAACAAGTGCGTAACTCCGCTCAGATCCACCGTCCGTCCGGCGGCGTATCGGTTCTTGTTACCGGAGCAGCCGGTTTTGTCGGTACTCATGtttctttagctttgaaaaaGAGAGGGGACGGCGTCGTTGGACTTgacaattttaataattattacgaTCCGTCTTTGAAGAAAGCACGCAAGTCTCTTTTAAACAGTCACGGTGTTTTTATCGTGGAAGGCGATGTTAACGACGCGCGGCTCTTGGCTAAGCTATTTGATGTGGTGGCTTTTAGTCATGTTATGCATTTAGCGGCTCAAGCCGGTGTCAGGTACGCTATGGAGAATCCTCACTCTTATGTTCATTCTAATATAGCCGGCTTAGTCACTCTTTTAGAGGCTTGTAAATCGGCCAATCCTCAGCCGGCTATTGTTTGGGCTTCGTCAAGTTCTGTCTATGGCTTAAATGATAAAGTTCCCTTTTCTGAATCTGATCGGACGGACCAGCCCGCGAGTTTGTATGCGGCTACGAAAAAGGCAGGTGAGGAAATCACTCATACTTATAATCATATTTACGGTCTGTCAATTACTGGGTTGAGATTTTTTACTGTCTACGGTCCATGGGGTAGACCCGATATGGCTTATTTCTCTTTCACGAGAAATATTTTACAAGGGAAACCGATCACTGTTTATCGGGGCAAGAATCGGGTTGACTTGGCCCGCGACTTCACCTACATTGATGATATAGTGAAAGGATGTGTTGGGTCTTTGGATACTGCGGGTAAGAGTACGGGTTCAGGTGGGAAGAAACGGGGACCCGCTCCGTATCGGATTTTTAATCTTGGTAATACGTCACCTGTTACTGTACCGACACTCGTTAGTATACTGGAGAAGCATTTGAAAATGAAAGCTAAGAGGAACGTTGTTGATATGCCTGGAAACGGTGACGTTCCGTTTACTCATGCTAATATTAGTTTGGCCAGAAGAGAACTTGGGTATAAACCGACAACCGATTTGCAAACCGGGTTGAAGAAGTTTGTTAGGTGGTATTTATCATATTATGGCTACAATCACGGAAAAGCTGTAAATtaagttgttttttttttttttttatccattaatctctttttgttttttttaggaattttctatttcccaagtttaaaaagaaaaagaaaaggaaaaagaaaatgggaaatggaaatttgttaagactgaaaagaaaaagaaagtaaaaaaaaaaaaaaaaaaggaaagccACAATATTCTTTACTTGGGAGGGCAAtcctcttttccttttgttgtttctcttttgtaattaatgggaaaagaacaaaaaaaaggtatatttcaGATGGTACATATGCTAATTTCTAGTTTATCGACTccgaaaatttttcaattttaaaattatataattttcaaaatctttttattattttttaaaattagtaatttaaaaatttataatatat is a window encoding:
- the LOC8277256 gene encoding UDP-glucuronate 4-epimerase 1, translated to MPSLEEELFPSTPGKFKIDRGGHAMNRQFYRCFTSTSTMFLWALFLIALTASYLSFQSFIDSGSKYFSASWGGLQWEKQVRNSAQIHRPSGGVSVLVTGAAGFVGTHVSLALKKRGDGVVGLDNFNNYYDPSLKKARKSLLNSHGVFIVEGDVNDARLLAKLFDVVAFSHVMHLAAQAGVRYAMENPHSYVHSNIAGLVTLLEACKSANPQPAIVWASSSSVYGLNDKVPFSESDRTDQPASLYAATKKAGEEITHTYNHIYGLSITGLRFFTVYGPWGRPDMAYFSFTRNILQGKPITVYRGKNRVDLARDFTYIDDIVKGCVGSLDTAGKSTGSGGKKRGPAPYRIFNLGNTSPVTVPTLVSILEKHLKMKAKRNVVDMPGNGDVPFTHANISLARRELGYKPTTDLQTGLKKFVRWYLSYYGYNHGKAVN